The Dehalobacter sp. 12DCB1 region CTCATCCTCTCCCAATGCAGTTCAGGCACGATAAGCCCGTCGGCAGTAACCTTTATCGTTTCAAAGACACCGACAGGCTCGATTTTATCGAAGCTTCTGTTTTTACTTTTCTGATTTCCCATCAAGCTTTACCCCCAAAACTTCCAGGAGTCTTCCTGCTTTATGGATCGTTTCTTCATATTCTTTTTGGGGGATCGAATCGGCAACAATCCCTCCACCGGTATGAAGATACGCCATTTTCTCTTTCAGCAGAATGGTCCGGATCACAATGTTCAGGTCCCAAGCCCCGTCGAAACCAATATAGCCGATGCTCCCGGTGTAAACACCCCTGTTGTACGGTTCAAGCTCATCGATAATTTCCATTGCTCTGATTTTGGGCGCGCCGGTAATCGAGCCGCCCGGAAAAATGGCTTTGATCAGTTCTTCCGGTTGTAAGGATTTCTTAAGTTTCCCAACAACTGTGGCAACGAGATGCCAGACAGTCGGGTATTTCTCCAGGGTCAGCAGTTCTGTGGTAAGCACCGATCCAAACTCACAGATCCTTCCAAGGTCATTGCGTTCGAGATCGATGATCATGGTAAGTTCAGCCCTGTCTTTCTCACTATTAACCAGCTTATCTGCAAGTTTCTGGTCTTCCTCCGGCGTTTTCCCCCTTGGCCGGGTTCCCTTGATTGGACGCGTTTCAATATTTCCGTCCGGTGTAATCTGAATAAACCGTTCCGGAGAGGATGACAGGATCTGAAAATCGGGATACGGCAAGAACGCAGCAAACGGAGCAGAATTCTTGCGATGAAGCTGTTCATACAAATCCCAGGGATCTCCTTCATACCTGACACTGAACATCTGACTCAGATTCGCCTGATAAATATCACCGGCATAAATGTAATCGATAACCTGCTGCAGATCCCTGTAATATTGTTCCCGGGAGACAGCTTTATGGATTTCGGCAAAGGAAATACCGGAAACAGCTAATTCATTCCCTGTGCAGGAACGCTCTGCTGAACCATTGGCCAAATATTGTTCCTCTACATAGTGCTGGAGAAGTTTCTCCAGTTTATCAAGTCTTTCCTGCGCAAGAGAGGCGTCGCAGCAGCCCTGATCCGTCATGCCGCAGGCTGTCAGACTGTAAGTTCCCGTTGCGTGTTCGTAGACAACAATCCCGTCATACCAGGCCAGCCGCCAGAGCGGCATCCCAAGGTCATCTTTAACCCGTATCGGCAATTCTTCAATCTCATTTTTCAGATCGTAGCTGAAGTATCCGATAGCCCCTCCGGCAAATGGAAAAGGTGCCGCGGAAGGAGCCTGATGTTTCAAGACATAATCGTTCAAAATTGTAAGGCTGTACTGCCCTGCGGAATAAGCGATCAGTTCCTCGTCTTTGCAGTTTTTTGCGATGCTATACTGATGTCTATAAGCACTGATCTTTATAAAAGGATCCGCCCCGAAATAAGAATACTTCCCAAGCTCGGTATAGCCGTCCCCGCTGTCCAAGAAGAAAGGATCTCTGGTATTTTTAAACACCTGAAGCAGCTCGAACGGCTTCAAATCTGTGATAAAAGGCCTAACCTGCCAGACATTCTGC contains the following coding sequences:
- the pabB gene encoding aminodeoxychorismate synthase component I; protein product: MIFILDNYDSFTYNLYQYFGELEEEVLARRPEECTIAWIQQLEPELIVISPGPCSPNEAIFALEVIRHFQGKIPLLGICLGHQAIGQVFEAEVVRAKTPVHGKVSSITHDRSGVFRDIASPFTVTRYHSLALRRNSIPADFIISAETEDGQVMGIRHRYLPIEGVQFHPEAILTENGHQMLRNAVQDARRWLSEHGESKMIQALKASVIPQTIQKTGMPGIPGSVMILETPGLKISETHGAPDEGEIKQNVWQVRPFITDLKPFELLQVFKNTRDPFFLDSGDGYTELGKYSYFGADPFIKISAYRHQYSIAKNCKDEELIAYSAGQYSLTILNDYVLKHQAPSAAPFPFAGGAIGYFSYDLKNEIEELPIRVKDDLGMPLWRLAWYDGIVVYEHATGTYSLTACGMTDQGCCDASLAQERLDKLEKLLQHYVEEQYLANGSAERSCTGNELAVSGISFAEIHKAVSREQYYRDLQQVIDYIYAGDIYQANLSQMFSVRYEGDPWDLYEQLHRKNSAPFAAFLPYPDFQILSSSPERFIQITPDGNIETRPIKGTRPRGKTPEEDQKLADKLVNSEKDRAELTMIIDLERNDLGRICEFGSVLTTELLTLEKYPTVWHLVATVVGKLKKSLQPEELIKAIFPGGSITGAPKIRAMEIIDELEPYNRGVYTGSIGYIGFDGAWDLNIVIRTILLKEKMAYLHTGGGIVADSIPQKEYEETIHKAGRLLEVLGVKLDGKSEK